In Dyadobacter sp. NIV53, a single window of DNA contains:
- a CDS encoding PadR family transcriptional regulator codes for MRRSDLGEFEEVVMLAVAALPGNAYTIAIAEELERETGNMVTSGAVHAAMQRLEQKGYLRSVWGEATPERGGRRKRLYSVTALGGRILEESRAVRNRFWDRILPAIRMEWN; via the coding sequence ATGAGACGAAGCGATTTGGGGGAGTTTGAAGAAGTGGTAATGCTGGCGGTTGCTGCTTTACCAGGTAATGCATATACTATAGCCATTGCCGAGGAGCTTGAGCGTGAAACCGGCAATATGGTCACATCGGGTGCCGTGCATGCAGCAATGCAACGCCTTGAGCAAAAAGGGTATCTCCGGTCAGTCTGGGGTGAAGCAACTCCGGAAAGGGGAGGCCGCAGAAAGCGCTTGTACAGTGTAACAGCTTTGGGCGGCCGGATTCTGGAAGAGTCAAGAGCTGTACGTAACAGATTCTGGGACCGGATCCTGCCGGCTATTCGCATGGAATGGAACTGA
- a CDS encoding ABC transporter permease: protein MKLNQKFPDPASGQPPRYLTSLLNRLIAPHLREQVLGDLQERYTRRASVHGKDKAKRRYLIEALAYMRPVFIRRQKNEFPSPVFLGPYMIKNYFKIAFRNLVKNKGISAINIFGLALGILCCLFIFLWVQDEKRVDNFHDRGQDLFAVYETTTSNGKVNGSYSTSFLVAPGSSNPSFALENMNESIPEVEYQAYYATGYELPWGHPETFQVGEKKVKLDGSRAGRDFFKIFSYKLIEGTAETALNDIGGVAISKRMAEMFFGSPAKAMGKTMRYESRLNFKVTAVFDNIPRNSSLRFDYLFNWEAQKTKLEFASNEIRSYLKLSQSADVAKVEGKINNYLAKRLEKRKGVERRAGLIKFSDQYLYGSFEDGKPQGGRIEYVRIFSGAGFFILLIACINFMNLSTARSVKRAREVGLRKVVGSSRMSLVLQFFGESLLFSFLAMLISLVFLILLLSAFNDLTGKEIGFPIAEPSFWLFLIILLLLTGIAAGSYPALYLSSLKPVRILKGMVRFTQGGLWFRQGLTVFQFAMSILLLIATIVISQQTRFVQNTHLGYDRQDLIYVRIEGKLSSKNNYLLFKNRVSQLAGVTMVDRSTEAPHDMGFSVADAIDWQGKEKNASVYFSPASVGMDFVKLMNLEIAAGRDFSKDMATDSTDAFLVNEEAIRQMGLKNPIGKWISAWKKKGHIIGILKDFHTQSLHEKIKPLVIDVKENEYFGVILIRTKPGKTREALAGIGAVYKEINPDYPFSYQFLDQEFDKLYRSEQLIAKLSNLLAPLAILISSLGLLGLALFSAEQRIKEIGIRKVLGASIAGVVTLLSRDFLKLVVIAICVATPVGWYVMNRWLEGFAYKIHIEWWVFAVSAALVMAIAIFTVSFQSIKAALLNPVKSLRSE from the coding sequence ATGAAATTAAATCAAAAGTTCCCGGATCCGGCATCCGGACAGCCGCCCCGTTATCTGACATCACTGCTCAACCGGCTGATTGCGCCACACCTGCGTGAACAGGTCCTTGGTGACCTTCAGGAACGCTACACCCGCAGGGCATCGGTTCACGGAAAAGACAAAGCTAAAAGACGCTACCTGATAGAAGCATTGGCTTACATGCGGCCGGTCTTCATCAGGAGACAAAAGAACGAATTTCCATCACCGGTTTTTTTAGGCCCCTATATGATAAAAAACTATTTCAAAATCGCGTTTCGAAACCTTGTTAAAAATAAGGGCATTTCAGCCATCAATATCTTCGGGCTTGCACTGGGTATCTTATGCTGTCTTTTTATTTTCCTTTGGGTTCAGGACGAAAAGCGGGTTGATAATTTTCACGACAGGGGACAAGATCTGTTTGCGGTATACGAAACGACCACTTCAAATGGAAAAGTGAATGGGTCCTATTCCACCTCCTTTCTAGTAGCTCCGGGTTCAAGTAATCCTTCTTTTGCGCTGGAAAACATGAATGAGTCAATTCCTGAAGTCGAATATCAGGCTTACTACGCCACGGGTTATGAGCTTCCCTGGGGCCATCCGGAAACATTTCAGGTGGGAGAGAAAAAGGTAAAACTGGATGGTTCGAGAGCGGGAAGGGATTTCTTCAAAATTTTCAGTTATAAGCTTATTGAAGGGACGGCTGAGACAGCGTTGAATGACATTGGAGGCGTGGCTATTTCAAAACGAATGGCGGAGATGTTCTTTGGAAGCCCGGCCAAAGCCATGGGAAAAACGATGCGTTATGAAAGCCGCCTGAATTTTAAAGTTACCGCCGTTTTTGATAATATTCCCCGCAATAGCTCGCTGAGGTTTGATTATTTATTCAATTGGGAAGCGCAAAAGACCAAACTTGAATTTGCTTCAAATGAAATCCGTTCCTATCTGAAACTCTCCCAAAGTGCGGATGTTGCCAAAGTTGAGGGTAAAATCAATAATTATCTGGCGAAACGTCTTGAGAAAAGAAAAGGGGTAGAGCGGCGTGCAGGTCTCATAAAATTTTCGGATCAGTATCTTTATGGCTCTTTTGAAGATGGAAAACCCCAGGGCGGGCGCATTGAATACGTAAGAATTTTTAGTGGTGCAGGCTTTTTTATACTGCTTATTGCCTGTATCAATTTTATGAATTTGTCAACGGCCCGTTCTGTGAAACGGGCGAGGGAGGTGGGTTTACGAAAAGTGGTCGGATCGTCCAGAATGAGTCTTGTGCTGCAATTTTTCGGAGAATCGCTTCTTTTCTCTTTTTTGGCAATGCTTATTTCACTGGTATTTTTAATCTTGCTTCTGTCTGCTTTTAATGATCTTACCGGTAAAGAAATCGGTTTCCCGATTGCCGAACCATCTTTTTGGTTGTTTTTAATCATCCTGCTGCTGTTAACCGGGATTGCAGCTGGAAGTTATCCTGCATTATATCTCTCCTCTCTCAAACCAGTGCGGATTTTAAAAGGTATGGTCCGTTTTACACAGGGCGGATTGTGGTTCAGGCAGGGACTGACGGTTTTTCAGTTTGCGATGTCAATCCTGCTCCTTATTGCCACAATTGTTATTTCCCAGCAAACACGTTTTGTTCAGAATACACATTTGGGATACGACCGGCAGGACCTGATTTATGTCCGCATAGAAGGGAAATTGTCATCAAAAAATAATTATTTGTTATTCAAAAATCGTGTTTCGCAACTTGCCGGCGTGACCATGGTTGACCGGTCCACAGAGGCACCGCATGATATGGGTTTTTCCGTAGCGGATGCAATTGACTGGCAGGGAAAAGAGAAAAATGCATCCGTGTATTTCAGCCCGGCTTCGGTAGGGATGGACTTTGTGAAGCTGATGAACCTGGAAATTGCAGCGGGGCGTGACTTTTCAAAAGACATGGCAACTGATTCAACGGATGCTTTCCTGGTCAACGAGGAGGCCATAAGACAAATGGGCCTGAAAAATCCGATTGGTAAATGGATTTCAGCATGGAAAAAGAAAGGGCATATTATTGGTATCCTCAAAGATTTTCACACGCAATCGCTGCATGAGAAGATCAAGCCGCTGGTTATTGATGTAAAGGAAAATGAATATTTTGGTGTAATTCTTATTCGTACCAAACCTGGAAAGACCAGGGAAGCACTCGCAGGAATCGGTGCTGTCTACAAAGAAATCAACCCTGATTATCCTTTTAGTTATCAGTTTCTTGATCAGGAATTTGATAAACTTTATCGTAGCGAACAACTGATTGCCAAACTTTCGAACCTGCTGGCACCACTCGCAATCCTGATTTCAAGCCTGGGATTACTTGGCCTTGCACTTTTTTCGGCAGAGCAGCGCATCAAGGAAATTGGAATAAGAAAAGTCCTGGGTGCTTCCATTGCAGGCGTAGTAACGCTACTTTCCAGGGATTTTTTAAAACTTGTTGTCATTGCGATTTGTGTGGCCACTCCGGTAGGATGGTACGTAATGAACAGATGGCTTGAAGGCTTTGCCTATAAAATCCATATCGAATGGTGGGTATTTGCAGTATCAGCTGCCCTGGTAATGGCCATTGCCATTTTTACTGTGTCGTTTCAAAGTATCAAAGCGGCTTTGCTGAATCCGGTTAAAAGCCTTCGAAGCGAATAA
- a CDS encoding RNA polymerase sigma factor: protein MLKHYKNQSDTLIWDDFRNGNPNAFEYIYQTYFPTLYNYGLHISKDEDIVKDCIQNLFVEIWKSHSNLSATDSIKYYLIKAVRRHINASLARSPFTGHGNEIDNNYEYQTVLSPEYEMINGERETETKQRIRDSVDKLTPRQREAITLIYFEQLSYAEVSSIMCLKIRTVYNTIHAALEVLKKLLSNFPSNLYSCLLWPMSMLQNDYFTI from the coding sequence ATGTTGAAACATTATAAAAATCAATCTGATACATTGATTTGGGACGATTTCAGAAATGGGAACCCCAATGCTTTCGAATATATTTATCAGACATATTTTCCCACCCTTTATAACTACGGATTGCACATTTCCAAGGATGAGGACATTGTAAAGGATTGTATCCAGAATCTTTTCGTTGAAATCTGGAAAAGCCACAGTAATCTGAGTGCAACTGATTCTATCAAATATTATCTGATCAAGGCGGTCAGGCGTCATATAAATGCCTCGCTCGCCAGGTCACCGTTTACCGGGCATGGCAATGAAATAGATAATAATTATGAGTATCAAACTGTCCTATCGCCAGAATATGAGATGATTAACGGCGAGCGGGAAACGGAAACGAAGCAAAGAATCCGTGATTCGGTGGATAAGCTTACACCGCGACAACGGGAAGCCATTACCTTAATTTATTTTGAACAATTATCCTACGCCGAAGTATCTTCCATAATGTGCCTGAAAATCCGAACGGTTTACAATACAATTCACGCAGCACTAGAGGTCTTAAAAAAGTTACTTTCCAATTTTCCATCCAATTTATACAGTTGTCTTCTATGGCCAATGAGTATGTTGCAAAATGATTATTTTACAATATAA
- a CDS encoding FecR domain-containing protein, with translation MNRANQYQAFLAEDFASDPEFIGWVLNPDEENTELWQYWLSANPEKAKEVEVAVQLIRFAIPQYYHAKDGVQQQIWENILLNVKTVNSIKVSPLHRSAPLWKNWKQWAAVLTGLLFLAGMAYKVIENSKTTKYATGPTETKRIQLPDGSEVILNANSFLSYHKIWDKDNERNVNLRGEAFFRSYIKMIISSFWSIPRMQAV, from the coding sequence ATGAATAGGGCTAATCAATATCAAGCATTCCTTGCAGAAGATTTTGCCTCAGATCCTGAATTTATCGGATGGGTATTAAATCCTGATGAAGAAAATACGGAACTGTGGCAGTACTGGTTGAGTGCAAATCCGGAAAAGGCGAAAGAAGTGGAAGTGGCCGTTCAGCTGATCAGGTTTGCCATACCTCAGTATTATCATGCAAAGGATGGTGTGCAGCAGCAGATATGGGAAAATATCTTATTGAATGTCAAAACAGTTAATTCAATTAAAGTCAGCCCACTTCACCGGTCAGCACCGTTATGGAAAAACTGGAAGCAATGGGCGGCTGTTCTGACCGGGCTTTTATTTCTGGCCGGAATGGCATATAAAGTTATCGAAAACAGTAAAACAACGAAATATGCAACCGGGCCTACGGAAACAAAAAGGATACAGTTACCTGACGGCTCAGAAGTAATTTTAAATGCAAATTCATTTTTGTCCTACCATAAAATCTGGGACAAGGACAACGAAAGAAATGTAAACCTGAGAGGAGAAGCTTTTTTTCGGTCGTACATCAAAATGATAATCAGCAGTTTCTGGTCCATACCCAGGATGCAGGCAGTGTAA
- a CDS encoding DUF4974 domain-containing protein yields MLNQGKVLFNPGGGDDIDMEPGELVEVVHFGFFSGNKVTKRKVNPDVYSGWVAGRFVFDHTPLSEIAGIIEGNFNYQVEFTSGAIAGRVLTLDMPHRDLNLLLKTICVTHDLSLSKKGNILLFSENTGNN; encoded by the coding sequence GTGCTCAATCAGGGAAAAGTCCTTTTCAACCCTGGCGGTGGTGATGATATTGATATGGAACCGGGAGAATTAGTTGAAGTGGTCCATTTCGGTTTTTTCTCCGGGAACAAGGTTACCAAACGTAAAGTCAATCCTGACGTATATAGTGGATGGGTAGCAGGCCGTTTTGTATTTGACCATACCCCGCTGTCAGAAATTGCCGGGATAATTGAAGGCAACTTTAATTACCAGGTTGAATTTACTTCTGGTGCAATTGCAGGTAGGGTACTGACATTGGATATGCCCCATAGAGACCTGAATCTGCTCTTAAAAACCATCTGTGTAACACACGATCTATCATTAAGCAAAAAAGGAAACATCTTGCTGTTTTCGGAAAATACCGGGAATAATTAA
- a CDS encoding SusC/RagA family TonB-linked outer membrane protein, translated as MRTNLLNCPGISPGRMLIVFILGFLVTLTAVAQTGERQKFYAALTASKSEKREANRDQGKMVSVKQALNEVEIKYKIVFGYESGLLENLAVPSEQWARVTSLTTAMETLLKPYNLTYGKVEKGVYFIKKKTSKKEKEETNQIEMSKPSDRDQLNMISPADNSAMKNEVKGRVIDANGEPLPGLNIIIKGSASGTSTNVDGVYFIEVPSRESVLIFSFVGFLTQEITVGEKTVIDVKLLTDTKLLSEVVVTALGVKREERSLGYSVQGIKPEGMDEARETNIVNSLTGKIAGVQITNSSGNIGGSSRITIRGINSISGNNQPLFVVDGTPIDNSNYNTEQQNTGNPGRDYGNAAQDINPDDIASISILKGPSAAALYGSRAGNGVILITTKSGETGKGIGVTFNSTTSFSRAAILPDFQNEYGGGFKLTFDNYKGVPIVNTNANNSWGPKFEGQLVRHWWSMYPGEPGFEKTAPWVAAPNNLKDFLDTGVNLGNNVAIAGSTEKSTFRLSYTNLYQTGIIPNSKLKRHTFSLSADTKLTSKLTATVKANYIKTIGFGRPATGEWLAGSPNNVLTYWYTWSQRQMDPATLKVYKSERYRHMTWNVRGPETYMVQSFNNNPYFTLYEEYNNDSRDRLYGNVSLSYNLSKDLKLTGWARTDLYTDRREDRSGLGGYEPNRYEEDVIQFQENNFEFLAQYSKQLGSDFNINANLGTNLRRSKFSRNFGRTVGGLSVPNFFNLSASVDRPIISDVTRERSATGIYGSFNMGFRNIVYVDGSLRNDWSSTLPVNNNSYLYPALSTSIVFTDLLPASTVLSFGKLRAGWAQVGNDTDPYRTSLIYESQIAYGSSPAYSVPNTLNNQLLKPERTSSYEIGLDLRFFNKRAGLDVTFYNNVTTDQIIPLSISPTTSYKAAVVNAGKLNNKGIELMLTGTPVSIENGFEWNVALNWAKNKNKVIELAEGQDTYEIGFRDGVSVVAKVGQPYGTLIGTGIKRNEKGEKMIDQTGFYIREPGHVMGSVLASFTGGLTNTFSYKGFNLSTLIDFQKGGDIFTETIRNGVTNGQFKETVGLNDRGEPKRNLVANGGGVRGEGVLADGSENTKYVEAQNYFKQFGSIQEPYVFDASYIKFRELRLGYAFPKRLYQKSPFTSVSFSLVARNVALLFRNMPHLDPSELAYGSGNIQGLEGAAIPAPRTMGFNIKFGL; from the coding sequence ATGAGGACAAATTTATTGAATTGCCCGGGCATAAGCCCGGGAAGGATGCTTATTGTGTTCATTCTAGGTTTTTTGGTAACGCTTACTGCCGTTGCCCAGACTGGTGAGCGACAGAAATTCTATGCTGCATTAACGGCATCCAAATCAGAAAAAAGGGAAGCGAACCGCGATCAGGGAAAGATGGTAAGTGTAAAACAAGCGTTGAATGAAGTAGAAATAAAGTACAAAATCGTGTTTGGCTACGAATCCGGTTTACTGGAAAACCTTGCGGTTCCATCTGAACAATGGGCACGGGTTACGAGTTTAACCACAGCTATGGAAACGTTGCTTAAACCCTACAACCTTACTTATGGAAAAGTTGAGAAAGGGGTTTATTTTATCAAAAAGAAAACCAGTAAAAAAGAGAAAGAAGAGACGAATCAAATTGAAATGTCTAAACCTTCTGACAGAGATCAATTGAACATGATTAGTCCTGCTGATAATTCTGCTATGAAAAATGAGGTGAAAGGCAGGGTTATTGATGCAAACGGAGAACCCCTTCCAGGCCTGAATATTATTATTAAAGGGTCTGCGTCGGGCACAAGTACCAATGTGGATGGTGTGTATTTCATTGAGGTACCATCCCGGGAAAGCGTTCTGATATTTTCTTTCGTCGGTTTTTTGACACAGGAAATAACCGTTGGCGAAAAGACTGTTATAGATGTTAAACTCCTTACGGATACCAAATTGCTTAGTGAAGTAGTGGTGACTGCATTGGGGGTGAAGCGGGAAGAAAGATCTCTTGGTTATTCGGTTCAGGGAATTAAGCCGGAAGGGATGGACGAAGCAAGAGAAACCAATATTGTTAATTCCCTTACAGGAAAAATTGCGGGCGTCCAGATCACTAACTCCTCGGGAAATATTGGAGGTTCGTCCAGAATAACAATACGAGGAATTAACTCAATCTCCGGTAATAACCAACCATTATTTGTGGTGGATGGAACACCCATTGATAATTCCAACTACAATACCGAACAACAGAATACAGGTAATCCGGGCCGTGATTACGGTAACGCTGCACAGGATATCAATCCGGATGACATTGCCTCCATTTCGATTCTGAAAGGCCCGAGTGCAGCGGCATTGTACGGTTCCAGAGCGGGCAATGGAGTGATTTTGATCACAACGAAAAGCGGCGAAACAGGGAAGGGGATCGGCGTAACTTTTAACTCAACTACCTCTTTCAGCAGGGCAGCTATTCTTCCGGATTTTCAGAACGAATACGGTGGCGGCTTTAAACTCACATTTGATAATTATAAAGGCGTGCCAATAGTAAATACAAATGCCAATAACAGCTGGGGGCCGAAATTCGAAGGCCAGCTGGTGAGGCATTGGTGGAGTATGTACCCGGGTGAGCCAGGTTTTGAAAAAACGGCACCGTGGGTTGCAGCACCCAATAACCTGAAGGACTTTCTGGATACAGGTGTAAACCTTGGTAATAATGTGGCGATTGCCGGCAGTACCGAAAAATCTACGTTCCGGCTTTCCTATACCAATTTGTACCAAACCGGTATTATTCCGAATAGTAAACTCAAAAGACATACATTTAGCTTAAGTGCTGATACGAAACTTACGAGTAAACTGACGGCGACAGTTAAGGCCAATTACATTAAAACAATTGGTTTCGGAAGACCTGCCACAGGAGAATGGCTGGCTGGGTCACCTAACAATGTGCTTACCTACTGGTATACCTGGTCGCAGAGACAAATGGATCCCGCTACCTTAAAAGTTTATAAATCAGAAAGATACCGGCACATGACCTGGAACGTGCGTGGGCCGGAAACCTACATGGTGCAAAGTTTCAACAACAACCCGTATTTTACGCTTTACGAAGAATATAACAACGATAGCAGGGACCGGCTTTATGGTAATGTTTCTCTTTCGTATAACCTTTCAAAAGACCTGAAATTAACAGGCTGGGCCAGAACCGACCTTTACACTGACAGAAGAGAAGACAGGTCAGGACTTGGCGGTTATGAGCCCAATCGCTACGAAGAGGATGTCATACAGTTTCAGGAAAACAATTTTGAATTCCTGGCGCAGTATTCAAAGCAGTTAGGTTCGGATTTTAATATCAATGCCAATTTGGGGACAAACCTGAGGCGCTCTAAATTCAGCCGCAATTTTGGTAGAACAGTAGGAGGCTTAAGTGTACCAAACTTCTTCAATTTAAGTGCTTCAGTCGACCGGCCGATTATTTCAGATGTGACCAGAGAACGTTCTGCAACGGGTATTTATGGAAGTTTTAATATGGGATTCCGAAATATCGTTTATGTAGACGGATCACTGCGCAATGACTGGTCTTCCACTTTGCCTGTTAATAATAACTCCTATTTGTATCCTGCCCTTTCCACAAGTATTGTATTTACTGACCTGCTGCCGGCGTCAACCGTATTGTCTTTTGGTAAACTTCGGGCGGGATGGGCACAGGTAGGAAATGATACAGATCCCTATCGCACCAGCCTGATTTATGAAAGCCAGATAGCGTATGGCAGCTCACCTGCGTATTCCGTTCCTAATACTCTTAACAATCAGTTGCTGAAACCTGAGCGTACCAGCAGTTACGAAATTGGACTCGATCTTCGCTTCTTCAACAAGCGCGCCGGACTGGATGTGACGTTTTATAATAATGTAACTACGGACCAGATTATTCCGCTTTCTATTTCTCCTACAACCAGTTACAAAGCAGCAGTTGTCAATGCGGGGAAACTGAATAACAAAGGGATTGAATTAATGCTAACAGGAACGCCAGTTTCAATTGAAAATGGTTTTGAATGGAATGTTGCACTTAACTGGGCAAAAAACAAAAATAAGGTTATTGAACTGGCAGAAGGACAGGATACCTATGAAATTGGATTTCGTGATGGTGTTTCTGTTGTGGCAAAGGTGGGACAGCCCTACGGAACCCTAATCGGGACTGGGATCAAACGCAATGAAAAAGGGGAGAAAATGATTGACCAGACAGGTTTTTACATCAGAGAACCCGGGCATGTGATGGGATCGGTATTGGCTAGCTTTACAGGCGGACTTACCAATACTTTTTCGTATAAAGGATTTAATCTGAGCACATTGATCGACTTTCAGAAAGGCGGCGATATTTTTACAGAAACAATCCGGAATGGTGTCACCAATGGTCAGTTTAAAGAAACCGTTGGACTGAACGATAGAGGAGAACCCAAGAGAAATCTGGTTGCTAACGGAGGTGGTGTTCGTGGCGAAGGAGTGTTGGCAGATGGTTCAGAAAATACCAAGTATGTTGAAGCGCAAAACTATTTCAAACAATTCGGATCTATTCAGGAGCCTTATGTTTTTGATGCGAGCTATATCAAATTCAGAGAGCTGAGATTAGGTTATGCTTTCCCTAAAAGACTTTATCAGAAATCGCCTTTCACAAGTGTTTCTTTTTCCCTTGTGGCCCGTAACGTAGCATTGCTGTTCAGGAATATGCCCCATCTAGACCCATCTGAACTGGCTTACGGATCAGGTAATATTCAGGGTCTGGAGGGAGCGGCAATACCGGCTCCCAGAACTATGGGTTTTAATATCAAATTCGGCTTATAA
- a CDS encoding SusD/RagB family nutrient-binding outer membrane lipoprotein — protein MKKKMRNIYKNCMKVVLATALLLFSSCDFNDINIDPNNPVSVPTSHLMTSAQRSVAELIFGNSNVIGLASSATTFIQHWAGTRGGGNDIYTTVELDFSNFYTGPLADLNEVIRLNSNEATALEASQSGVNGNQIAIARILKVYIFHNITDIWGEVPYKESLLGKTVALPKYDLQSEIYTDLLKELDEATAQISVGGAAIKGDIIYNGNMNNWKLFAQSLKMRIGMRMSKVDPVAAQKAVSEAFKTGVFTSNTQSALYKYLSATSNINPYYYYYNFSAPNIAVSNTLIDKLKALSDPRLFIYADTAKVGGKGYVGTGFGLDIATANLDRDEEASWPNPQHILQPTVPFKILTYTEVLFLEAEAAERGWIDGDAKAFYDAGIIASLQYWGVDQSAIAAYLTVPQVVYQKNNPFKSIGEQKWLNFYQEGIEAWSDWRRLGYPELKDAPQAFAGRKLPRRRGYPQTEITLNTDNYRIVIARQGPDELSTRVWWDVP, from the coding sequence ATGAAAAAGAAAATGAGAAACATATATAAGAACTGCATGAAAGTGGTTTTGGCAACTGCTCTGTTACTTTTTAGTTCCTGTGATTTTAACGATATCAATATTGATCCTAATAACCCGGTTTCAGTTCCTACTTCGCATTTAATGACAAGTGCGCAACGTTCGGTGGCGGAATTGATTTTTGGCAACTCTAATGTGATCGGCTTAGCATCTTCGGCTACTACATTTATCCAGCATTGGGCTGGTACACGTGGGGGAGGCAATGATATTTATACAACCGTCGAACTGGATTTCAGTAACTTTTATACCGGTCCGCTTGCTGATCTGAATGAAGTAATCCGTCTGAATTCCAACGAGGCCACAGCCCTGGAAGCTTCACAGTCTGGTGTTAATGGTAACCAGATAGCAATCGCCAGGATATTGAAGGTTTATATCTTCCATAACATAACAGATATATGGGGGGAAGTTCCATACAAAGAATCTTTGCTCGGCAAAACGGTGGCATTGCCAAAATATGATCTGCAGTCGGAAATTTATACTGATTTATTAAAAGAACTCGACGAAGCAACCGCACAGATAAGTGTTGGCGGAGCGGCAATAAAGGGCGACATCATTTATAACGGTAATATGAACAACTGGAAATTATTCGCCCAATCCCTGAAAATGCGGATTGGTATGAGGATGTCCAAAGTAGACCCTGTTGCAGCCCAAAAAGCTGTTTCAGAGGCATTTAAAACCGGGGTGTTTACCAGTAACACACAAAGCGCCCTCTACAAATATCTGTCAGCTACATCCAATATCAACCCTTATTACTATTACTATAACTTTTCTGCCCCCAACATAGCCGTTTCCAATACTTTAATAGATAAACTGAAAGCACTCAGCGATCCGCGGCTGTTTATTTATGCCGACACAGCCAAAGTAGGGGGTAAGGGGTATGTTGGAACCGGTTTCGGGCTGGATATTGCCACAGCCAACCTGGATCGTGACGAAGAAGCTTCATGGCCTAATCCCCAGCATATTCTTCAGCCCACTGTGCCATTCAAAATACTGACCTACACCGAGGTTTTATTTCTGGAAGCCGAGGCAGCGGAAAGGGGATGGATTGATGGTGATGCAAAAGCTTTTTATGATGCCGGTATTATTGCCTCCCTTCAGTATTGGGGAGTAGACCAAAGCGCCATTGCTGCGTATCTGACAGTTCCTCAGGTGGTTTATCAAAAAAATAATCCTTTTAAATCCATTGGTGAGCAAAAATGGCTGAATTTTTATCAGGAAGGTATAGAAGCCTGGTCTGACTGGCGCAGGCTTGGTTATCCGGAACTGAAAGATGCCCCTCAGGCATTTGCAGGCAGGAAATTACCCAGAAGAAGGGGCTATCCTCAAACAGAGATCACACTGAATACAGACAATTACCGGATCGTAATAGCACGCCAGGGACCCGACGAGCTTTCTACGCGGGTATGGTGGGACGTACCATAA